CTCTCAGTACCCACCTCCAAAACCCTATCTATGCCTTCTCCATCTTCACCAACAACAGCTACATACAAATCTTCCGCTGCTGCTACTGATATTTCGGCCCACACGTGCAGTCTAGTTCGCTGCAGATGCTCTATGCTCTCCATTCCTATGTTCGATTCCCGGCGCTTCGTTGCAAGTAACCGTGCGAGAGCGAAGAAATTGCAGCTCGTTCGTATGGCCCCCGACGAAGAGAAGCTCACTCGCCG
The genomic region above belongs to Carya illinoinensis cultivar Pawnee chromosome 4, C.illinoinensisPawnee_v1, whole genome shotgun sequence and contains:
- the LOC122308293 gene encoding uncharacterized protein LOC122308293, translating into MMASVCLSVPTSKTLSMPSPSSPTTATYKSSAAATDISAHTCSLVRCRCSMLSIPMFDSRRFVASNRARAKKLQLVRMAPDEEKLTRRNPLDFPIEWERPKPGRRPDIFPQFSPMKTPLPPPLPYDPPEEDEEDEEKKEEEEEDPEREEPDQPDKQ